One segment of Aquimarina sp. BL5 DNA contains the following:
- a CDS encoding polysaccharide lyase family 7 protein — translation MKKSPIIRGKLSYLSCITTFLLLLFVLAVSCTNEQIDDEFLEEIKDDSEIRASVPIQNPGFESGEVSWGDNAKYAISGDEYSGSKAGKVTSSSGRIEQTVSVSQNTDYILKAWVNGNGKLSVGGQTNDFNTSNYEEISIAFNSGSSSSVTILGTRDSGDVRFDDFTLEGSELEDPTESGKIVPIGVSANGNQTGYGPEKTIDGEIENTESRWSSNGYTGKYITYDLGATKTVSSLKIAWFKGDERKAYFKIRVGNSISSLNTVFDAKTDGSSGATEGLETYDFDNVEARYVRISCFGNSSSSWNSIIETEIYGEGGEPGDTTPPGPVSGLSARAGNSSVALNWNNPGDTDFNKVRITYDGGEVTSLGENVTINNLVNGTSYTFTVVAVDNSGNVSASRIINATPQGPPPGGSAASIIGPGWKLNGFSGSLNIGSSDNGLDYEDNASKNESHFFFEKDGYAAFRCYPGNPSSGGSSNPRSELREVIGGGDGYWNGNTNTEYSMKWRFKVENLPPSGKLAFGQIHERNDFYDDVIRVQVQGDAGQSSGKVDLRILGYVTEKVEDREGRTIDFDMQLDTEYYFELTMSNGVVTLYNLNNGGNRIEELFKSIDIGNADENYFKAGCYLQSTSSSHESSSDYGQVLIKNLVVFPDN, via the coding sequence ATGAAAAAATCACCAATAATTAGGGGAAAGTTATCTTACTTGTCATGTATTACTACATTCTTATTGCTGCTGTTTGTTTTAGCAGTCAGCTGCACCAATGAACAAATTGACGATGAATTCTTAGAAGAAATTAAAGATGATTCCGAAATAAGGGCTTCTGTACCTATCCAAAACCCTGGATTCGAATCAGGCGAAGTGAGTTGGGGCGACAATGCTAAATATGCTATCTCTGGTGACGAGTATTCTGGATCCAAAGCTGGTAAAGTAACAAGTTCTTCAGGTAGAATCGAGCAAACAGTAAGTGTAAGCCAAAACACTGATTATATATTAAAAGCTTGGGTTAATGGAAATGGAAAACTTTCCGTAGGTGGTCAAACTAATGACTTTAATACTAGTAACTATGAAGAAATTAGTATTGCATTTAACAGTGGAAGTTCATCTTCGGTCACAATTTTGGGTACTAGAGATAGTGGAGATGTTCGTTTTGATGATTTTACACTGGAAGGTTCTGAATTGGAAGATCCTACAGAATCAGGTAAGATCGTACCAATAGGTGTTTCTGCTAATGGAAATCAAACTGGTTACGGACCAGAAAAGACAATTGACGGAGAAATTGAAAATACCGAATCAAGATGGTCTTCTAACGGATATACGGGTAAATATATTACTTATGATCTTGGTGCTACAAAAACAGTTTCAAGTTTAAAAATAGCTTGGTTTAAAGGTGATGAAAGAAAGGCATATTTTAAAATTAGAGTTGGTAACTCGATATCTTCCTTGAATACTGTATTTGACGCAAAAACAGATGGGAGTAGTGGTGCTACCGAAGGTTTAGAAACCTATGATTTTGATAATGTAGAGGCTAGATATGTAAGAATATCTTGTTTTGGTAATTCCAGTAGTAGTTGGAATAGTATCATAGAAACAGAAATTTATGGAGAAGGTGGCGAGCCCGGTGATACAACTCCTCCTGGACCAGTTTCTGGATTAAGCGCAAGAGCTGGTAATAGTTCTGTAGCTTTAAATTGGAATAATCCCGGTGACACTGATTTTAATAAAGTACGTATTACGTATGATGGAGGAGAGGTAACTTCTTTAGGAGAAAATGTGACTATTAACAACTTGGTTAATGGTACTTCGTACACATTTACTGTAGTCGCAGTAGATAATTCTGGCAACGTTTCTGCTAGTAGAATTATAAATGCAACACCTCAAGGTCCACCACCAGGAGGAAGTGCAGCTAGTATTATCGGCCCTGGATGGAAGTTAAATGGATTTTCTGGTTCTTTAAATATTGGTAGTAGTGACAATGGATTAGATTATGAAGATAATGCTAGTAAAAATGAGAGTCATTTTTTCTTTGAGAAAGATGGATATGCTGCATTTAGATGTTATCCTGGTAACCCTTCTTCTGGAGGATCTAGTAATCCAAGATCAGAATTGAGAGAGGTTATAGGTGGTGGAGATGGCTATTGGAATGGTAATACAAATACAGAATACTCTATGAAGTGGAGATTTAAAGTCGAAAATTTACCGCCTTCCGGTAAATTAGCATTTGGACAAATTCATGAGAGAAATGATTTTTATGATGATGTGATAAGAGTTCAGGTACAAGGGGATGCTGGTCAAAGTTCTGGTAAAGTAGACTTGAGGATATTGGGATATGTAACTGAGAAAGTAGAAGATCGTGAGGGAAGAACAATTGATTTTGATATGCAGTTGGATACAGAATATTATTTTGAATTAACGATGAGTAATGGAGTTGTTACCTTATACAATTTAAATAATGGAGGCAATAGAATAGAAGAGTTATTTAAGTCTATCGATATAGGTAATGCAGATGAAAACTATTTTAAGGCAGGATGTTATTTACAATCAACAAGTAGTAGTCACGAAAGTTCTAGTGACTATGGTCAGGTATTGATTAAAAACTTAGTTGTATTTCCTGATAATTAG
- a CDS encoding TonB-dependent receptor translates to MKKLTLILFGLFTSLGFSQRIVTGTVTDTSGLPVPFVNIVEKGSNKGTTTDDDGKYTIAVDENAVLVFSFVGFQTQEIPVGTNDKIDVVLSEGEALSTIIVVGSRSPKRTATDTPVAVDIIDMQDIVTKSGKIEINELLQYSAPSFNANKQSGSDGADHIDPASLRGLGPDQTLVLINGKRRHSSSLINIFGTRGRGNSGTDLNTIPATSIKRIEILRDGAAAQYGSDAIAGVINIVLKDNIDKLSGSISYGAYNTNAKGDFPDGTPNTDGNRLDTENDGNRLADDKSLDGGSVKVTANYGVGIGEKGYINFTTEYLSKNKTLRPGFDFRRGFGEAAIDGFNFFANASIPLSDKTELYAFGGRNYRDTDAFAFTRNGGERVVTEIYPNGFTPRITSNIIDNSISAGVRTETDNGWKIDLSNTWGKNNFHYFIEGTLNASLEENSPKEFDAGGHSLSQNTINLDFSKYYPKITKGLNLAFGAEYRTENFIIFAGEESSYATYDVNGLPITDPATQTQPIDPVSGDPRSGGSQGFPGYSPANEVDRSRSNLSLYADAELDVTDAFLIAGAARFENYSDFGSTINGKLAFRVKASDNINLRASVSTGFRAPSLAQIYYNLRFTDFQGGVATETLLSPNNSPVTASFGIDRLKEETSLNGSLGVTAKLGDFSATVDGYYIDIKDRIVLTGTFEATDFDNVNEAQFFANGVDTETVGMDVVLSWKSNYDFGTLSALLAGNVNNMYITSINTNLDTDIFFGKREQGFLLASAPRSKFALNLNYNNDKFNAGLGLTRFSDITLVDFDDNEDIYGAKITADLTVGYELTDQLKLTIGGNNITNEYPDQQDDLTEAGGYWDAVQMGFSGAYYYARLDFNF, encoded by the coding sequence ATGAAAAAACTCACACTCATTTTATTTGGCTTATTCACAAGTTTAGGATTTAGCCAACGAATTGTTACAGGAACAGTAACAGACACTTCGGGATTACCAGTACCTTTTGTTAACATTGTAGAAAAAGGCTCTAATAAGGGTACTACAACTGATGATGACGGAAAATATACCATTGCAGTAGATGAAAATGCAGTCTTGGTATTTAGTTTTGTAGGTTTCCAAACTCAAGAAATTCCTGTAGGTACTAACGACAAGATTGATGTTGTGCTTTCAGAAGGAGAAGCACTTAGCACAATCATTGTAGTAGGATCCAGAAGTCCTAAACGTACTGCTACTGATACTCCGGTAGCAGTAGATATTATAGATATGCAAGATATTGTCACAAAAAGTGGTAAAATAGAAATCAATGAACTATTACAGTATTCTGCTCCTTCATTTAATGCCAATAAACAATCAGGGTCTGATGGTGCCGACCATATTGATCCTGCAAGTTTGCGAGGTTTAGGTCCTGATCAGACACTAGTTTTAATCAACGGAAAAAGAAGACACAGTTCTTCTCTCATTAATATCTTCGGAACAAGAGGTCGAGGAAATTCTGGAACTGATCTTAATACGATTCCTGCGACTTCTATTAAAAGAATCGAAATTCTAAGAGATGGTGCTGCTGCGCAATACGGTTCTGATGCTATTGCAGGAGTTATTAATATAGTTCTAAAAGACAATATTGATAAACTTAGTGGTAGTATAAGCTATGGTGCATACAATACGAATGCTAAAGGAGATTTCCCTGATGGAACTCCAAATACTGATGGTAATCGTTTGGACACTGAAAATGATGGTAACAGACTAGCAGATGATAAGAGTCTTGATGGTGGTTCTGTAAAAGTAACTGCTAATTACGGAGTTGGTATCGGAGAAAAGGGATATATCAATTTTACCACAGAATATTTAAGCAAAAACAAAACGCTTAGACCAGGATTTGATTTTAGAAGAGGTTTTGGTGAAGCGGCAATAGATGGCTTTAATTTCTTTGCTAATGCTAGTATTCCGTTATCAGATAAAACTGAATTATATGCCTTTGGAGGTAGAAACTATCGAGATACTGACGCATTTGCTTTTACTCGTAATGGTGGTGAACGTGTAGTTACCGAAATTTATCCTAATGGCTTTACACCAAGAATTACTTCTAATATCATTGATAATTCAATTTCTGCTGGGGTAAGAACTGAAACAGACAATGGCTGGAAAATAGATCTTAGTAATACCTGGGGAAAAAACAATTTCCACTATTTTATTGAAGGAACACTAAATGCATCTCTAGAAGAAAACTCTCCTAAAGAATTCGATGCAGGAGGGCATAGTTTAAGTCAAAATACAATTAATTTAGACTTCTCGAAATATTACCCTAAAATAACCAAAGGTTTGAACCTAGCTTTTGGAGCAGAATACAGAACAGAAAATTTTATCATTTTTGCAGGAGAAGAAAGCTCTTATGCTACTTATGATGTTAATGGACTCCCTATTACCGATCCTGCTACTCAAACCCAACCTATAGATCCCGTAAGTGGTGATCCAAGATCTGGGGGATCACAAGGATTTCCGGGATACAGTCCTGCTAATGAAGTGGATCGATCTAGATCTAATTTATCCCTATATGCTGATGCAGAATTAGATGTTACGGATGCTTTTTTAATAGCGGGAGCTGCAAGATTTGAAAATTATAGTGATTTTGGAAGTACTATTAATGGAAAACTAGCATTTAGAGTAAAAGCCTCAGACAACATTAACTTAAGAGCTTCTGTAAGTACTGGGTTTAGAGCCCCCTCATTGGCACAAATCTATTATAACCTTAGATTTACGGATTTCCAAGGAGGTGTAGCTACAGAAACATTATTATCTCCAAATAATAGTCCTGTTACGGCATCTTTTGGGATAGACCGATTAAAAGAAGAAACTTCATTAAATGGATCCCTGGGTGTTACGGCTAAGCTAGGTGATTTCTCTGCAACTGTGGATGGTTATTATATTGATATTAAAGATCGTATTGTACTAACGGGTACTTTTGAAGCAACTGATTTTGATAATGTAAATGAGGCTCAATTTTTTGCTAACGGGGTGGATACAGAAACCGTAGGTATGGATGTTGTACTTTCCTGGAAAAGTAATTATGATTTTGGAACATTATCTGCACTATTAGCGGGAAATGTCAATAATATGTACATAACTTCTATTAATACTAACCTAGATACAGATATCTTTTTTGGTAAAAGAGAGCAAGGGTTTTTGCTGGCTTCTGCACCAAGAAGTAAGTTTGCCCTAAATTTAAATTATAATAATGATAAATTTAATGCCGGTCTTGGTCTGACTCGTTTTAGTGATATCACCTTAGTCGATTTTGATGATAATGAAGATATATATGGTGCAAAAATAACAGCCGATTTAACAGTTGGTTATGAGTTAACAGATCAACTGAAACTTACTATTGGCGGAAACAATATTACTAATGAATATCCAGATCAACAAGATGACTTAACAGAAGCCGGTGGTTACTGGGATGCTGTACAAATGGGATTCAGTGGTGCATATTACTATGCTAGATTAGATTTTAATTTCTAA
- a CDS encoding alpha/beta hydrolase yields the protein MSKLKKVLIWTLIIYFMVLGLLSFFQHKIIFQPKKLPKNYTFQFDHPFEEFFLETTDGERLNAIHFKNKHPKGVILYFHGNKGSLSRWGRITTFFAKKQYDVIVMDYRSYGKSTGIITEENLYKDAQLFYDYTSKLYKEDRIILYGRSLGTGIATKIASTNQPSSLILETPYNTMEEVTSYWLPIFPVKSILKFKFASNEFIQDVTCAVTIYHGTDDGVVPYASGKRLFESIPISEKRMITIEGGSHNDLINFEEYIKTIDKILDRNSNENQNVTSSGVEK from the coding sequence ATGTCCAAGCTTAAAAAAGTCCTAATATGGACATTGATAATATATTTTATGGTTTTAGGGTTATTAAGTTTCTTTCAGCATAAAATTATTTTTCAGCCTAAAAAACTTCCTAAAAATTATACTTTTCAATTTGATCATCCTTTTGAAGAATTTTTTCTGGAGACTACAGATGGTGAACGCTTAAATGCCATACATTTTAAAAACAAACACCCTAAAGGAGTAATTTTGTATTTTCATGGGAATAAAGGAAGCTTATCCAGATGGGGGCGTATAACTACTTTTTTTGCTAAAAAGCAGTACGATGTGATCGTAATGGATTATAGAAGTTATGGAAAGAGTACAGGTATAATAACAGAAGAAAATTTATACAAGGATGCCCAGTTGTTTTATGATTATACATCAAAACTGTATAAAGAGGATCGAATAATACTATATGGTAGATCTTTGGGGACAGGTATTGCTACAAAAATTGCATCAACCAACCAACCAAGCAGTTTGATCTTAGAAACACCATATAATACCATGGAAGAAGTTACTTCTTATTGGTTACCGATTTTTCCTGTAAAAAGTATATTGAAATTTAAGTTTGCGTCGAATGAATTTATACAAGATGTAACTTGTGCTGTTACTATTTATCACGGTACTGATGATGGAGTAGTCCCGTATGCTTCTGGTAAAAGATTGTTTGAAAGTATACCTATATCTGAAAAGAGAATGATTACTATTGAAGGTGGGTCGCATAACGACTTGATAAACTTTGAAGAATATATAAAAACTATTGATAAGATTTTAGATAGAAACTCTAACGAAAACCAGAATGTCACTTCGAGCGGAGTCGAGAAGTAG
- a CDS encoding alpha/beta hydrolase, with translation MPNWGYIAIIILAFYIVASVALYYLQEYFIFKPEKLNKDFEFHYNNQVVEEYNLETRDGAVINGLHFKVQNPKGVVLYLKGNSKSIKGWGKFAVDFTRHGYDVCMLDYRGFGKSTGRRSFKAIKRDLQFVYNKLKEKVDEKYIILYGRSMGSGFATKLASINNPKMLILDAPYYSLSKVAGKFIPFMPVSLIMRYPIPTYKWLKYVNCPIHIIHGTQDKLIPFKSSIKLSKIKPKLTRLYTVIGGGHKNLNNFESYHKMLGEIINSKMRKINLSNTSIGARHAEKKVNVQA, from the coding sequence ATGCCAAATTGGGGATACATAGCAATTATTATTCTTGCATTTTATATTGTAGCTAGTGTAGCATTGTATTATTTGCAGGAGTATTTCATTTTCAAGCCAGAAAAGTTAAATAAGGATTTTGAGTTTCATTATAATAATCAAGTTGTAGAGGAGTATAATCTAGAAACTAGAGATGGAGCTGTAATCAATGGGCTTCATTTTAAGGTTCAGAACCCTAAAGGAGTTGTTTTATATCTTAAAGGAAATTCCAAGAGTATAAAAGGTTGGGGTAAATTTGCTGTGGATTTTACCAGGCATGGGTATGATGTGTGTATGTTAGATTATCGCGGATTTGGTAAAAGTACTGGTAGACGTTCTTTTAAGGCTATAAAAAGAGATCTTCAATTTGTCTATAATAAGCTAAAGGAAAAAGTAGACGAAAAATACATCATTCTATACGGTAGGTCTATGGGATCTGGCTTTGCAACAAAATTAGCTTCTATCAATAATCCTAAAATGTTAATTCTCGATGCTCCCTATTACAGTTTGAGTAAAGTAGCGGGTAAATTTATTCCTTTTATGCCCGTTTCTTTAATCATGAGATATCCAATACCTACTTATAAGTGGTTAAAATATGTGAATTGTCCTATACATATTATCCACGGGACACAGGATAAATTGATTCCTTTTAAATCTAGTATTAAATTATCAAAAATAAAACCAAAACTTACCCGATTATACACTGTCATTGGTGGAGGGCATAAAAACCTAAATAATTTTGAATCTTATCATAAAATGCTAGGAGAAATTATTAACTCGAAGATGAGAAAAATAAATCTCTCTAATACGAGCATTGGCGCAAGACATGCTGAAAAAAAAGTGAATGTCCAAGCTTAA
- a CDS encoding outer membrane beta-barrel protein gives MKKLIFFILLTVISFSSYGQYRWEVTGGITSSSLNIENSESNRGVGFHFNAGYGYVMGVRAKTSIVFSVEILQRNSEVITNLPGGTITSDFKALQVGFNPKFRYLFGRGKDRFRPFINVGPSFRLNTGIEFAGVDLESDAYEQLVLGGVYGLGFSQMVGEMFDIFFEAGAMNDFTDNLTDVDSKFFDIYARVGVRFRIYDARR, from the coding sequence ATGAAAAAATTAATATTTTTTATCTTATTAACTGTTATTTCCTTTTCTTCTTATGGACAATATCGCTGGGAAGTAACGGGTGGTATAACTAGTTCTAGTCTTAATATCGAAAATTCTGAAAGTAACCGTGGTGTTGGTTTTCATTTTAATGCTGGATATGGATATGTGATGGGTGTTCGTGCCAAAACTAGTATTGTTTTTTCCGTTGAAATTTTACAAAGAAATAGTGAAGTTATAACAAATCTTCCCGGAGGAACGATTACTTCAGATTTTAAAGCATTGCAAGTAGGTTTTAATCCTAAATTCAGGTATTTATTTGGTAGAGGTAAAGATCGCTTTAGACCATTTATTAATGTCGGTCCTTCTTTTAGATTAAATACAGGTATAGAGTTCGCTGGTGTAGATTTAGAATCAGATGCATATGAGCAATTGGTTCTTGGAGGAGTATACGGTCTAGGTTTTTCTCAAATGGTAGGAGAGATGTTCGATATTTTTTTTGAAGCTGGGGCTATGAATGATTTTACGGATAACTTGACTGATGTAGATAGTAAATTCTTCGATATATATGCTAGAGTCGGAGTTCGTTTTAGAATATATGACGCGAGACGATAA
- a CDS encoding 4Fe-4S dicluster domain-containing protein: protein MAIIITDECINCGACEPECPNTAIYEGADDWRYADGTDLEGDVVLPGGKAINSEEAQEPVSDEIYYIVPDKCTECKGFHEEPQCAAVCPVDCCVPDEDVVETEEFLLQKQAFMHKE from the coding sequence ATGGCAATTATAATAACGGACGAATGTATAAACTGTGGAGCATGTGAACCAGAATGTCCGAATACTGCGATTTATGAGGGTGCGGATGACTGGAGATACGCAGATGGAACCGATTTAGAAGGTGATGTAGTGCTTCCTGGTGGTAAAGCGATTAATTCAGAAGAAGCTCAAGAACCGGTTAGCGATGAGATTTATTATATTGTACCTGATAAATGTACAGAGTGTAAAGGTTTTCATGAGGAACCTCAGTGTGCTGCGGTATGTCCTGTAGATTGTTGTGTACCTGATGAAGATGTAGTTGAAACGGAAGAATTTTTATTACAGAAACAGGCATTTATGCATAAAGAATAA
- a CDS encoding acyl-CoA reductase: MVLNDRIVAFSELGRFLSQFKNTGYEKISNIMHQEDFFDGMIQKIESAKHHNGWFTEENIVFSLSQWSKTLTKHNLEQWLSSYSLDTITTKTIGIIMAGNIPLVGFHDFISVLVSGHNVLVKQSSNDNQLLPYLASYLIAIEPRFEKRISFTEERFTDFDAMIATGSNNTARYFEHYFGNKPNIIRKNRNSVAVLTGNESKEQLAALGNDIFTYYGLGCRSVSKLMVPKGYDFDLFFRSIYDYNDIINGAKYANNYDYNKAVYLMSNFKLLDNGFLMLKEDSSYASPIATLFYETYGSKEELLQKFEADKEGIQCIVADNFSDNSIDFGTTQHPSLSDYADNVDVIEFLTKID, translated from the coding sequence ATGGTATTAAATGATCGAATAGTCGCTTTTTCTGAATTAGGCAGGTTCCTAAGTCAATTCAAAAATACTGGTTATGAGAAGATTAGCAACATAATGCATCAAGAAGATTTTTTTGATGGAATGATTCAAAAAATAGAATCTGCTAAACATCATAATGGTTGGTTTACGGAAGAAAATATCGTGTTTTCATTATCACAATGGAGTAAGACGCTTACAAAACATAATTTAGAACAATGGTTATCTTCTTATTCTTTAGACACTATAACGACTAAAACAATCGGAATCATTATGGCCGGTAATATCCCTTTAGTTGGATTTCATGATTTCATTTCAGTACTCGTAAGTGGGCATAATGTGCTGGTAAAACAATCTTCAAATGATAATCAATTACTTCCATATCTCGCATCATATCTAATTGCTATTGAACCAAGATTTGAAAAACGTATTTCTTTTACTGAAGAAAGATTTACTGATTTTGATGCTATGATTGCGACAGGAAGTAATAATACAGCTCGCTACTTCGAACATTATTTTGGCAATAAACCCAATATTATTCGTAAAAACAGAAATTCTGTTGCTGTATTAACTGGAAATGAGTCCAAAGAACAATTAGCAGCATTAGGGAATGATATTTTCACCTATTATGGTTTAGGTTGTAGAAGTGTTTCTAAACTTATGGTACCAAAAGGTTATGATTTTGACTTATTTTTTAGATCTATTTATGACTATAATGATATCATTAATGGAGCTAAATATGCTAATAACTATGATTATAATAAAGCTGTATACTTAATGAGTAATTTTAAGTTATTAGATAATGGTTTCTTAATGTTGAAAGAAGATTCAAGTTATGCTTCTCCTATAGCTACACTGTTTTATGAAACATACGGATCAAAAGAAGAATTACTACAAAAATTCGAAGCTGATAAAGAAGGTATACAATGTATAGTTGCTGATAATTTTTCTGACAATAGCATTGATTTTGGAACCACACAACATCCTTCTCTATCAGATTACGCAGATAATGTCGATGTTATTGAATTTTTAACAAAAATTGACTAA
- the serC gene encoding 3-phosphoserine/phosphohydroxythreonine transaminase, with protein MKKHNFSAGPCILPQEVFKEASQAVLDFNDSGLSILEISHRSKDFVDVMDEARSLALELLGLEGKGYKVLFLQGGASTQFLMTAYNLLQSKAGYINTGSWSDKAIKEAKIFGEVVEVASSKDANYNYIPKGYDVPEDLDYLHCTSNNTIFGTQIKDFPTTKAPLVCDMSSDIFSRQLDFSKFSLIYAGAQKNMGPAGTTLVVVKEDILGKIERQIPSMLDYKVHISKSSMFNTPPVFAVYTSMLTLRWLKKLGGIAAIEEQNEKKANLIYSEIELNPLFKGFAAKEDRSMMNATFSLVDEDLKETFDAMWKEAGISGVNGHRSVGGYRASMYNAMTMESVAALVDVMSDLERKA; from the coding sequence ATGAAAAAGCACAACTTTAGCGCAGGACCTTGTATTCTACCACAAGAAGTATTCAAAGAAGCATCCCAAGCCGTATTAGATTTTAACGATTCTGGGCTATCCATTTTGGAGATTTCACATCGTAGTAAGGATTTTGTAGATGTAATGGATGAAGCCCGCAGTTTGGCTTTAGAATTACTAGGCTTAGAGGGTAAAGGATATAAAGTACTTTTTCTTCAAGGAGGAGCTAGTACTCAATTCTTAATGACTGCATACAACCTATTACAATCAAAAGCGGGATATATCAATACTGGTAGCTGGAGTGATAAAGCTATCAAAGAGGCTAAAATTTTTGGAGAGGTTGTAGAAGTTGCATCTTCCAAAGATGCTAATTACAATTATATTCCTAAAGGATATGATGTTCCTGAGGATTTAGATTATCTACATTGTACTAGTAACAATACAATTTTCGGAACACAAATCAAAGATTTTCCAACTACCAAAGCTCCTCTTGTATGTGACATGAGTAGTGATATATTCTCTAGACAATTAGATTTTTCAAAATTTAGTTTAATCTATGCCGGAGCACAAAAAAATATGGGTCCAGCAGGAACTACATTAGTAGTTGTTAAAGAAGATATTCTTGGAAAAATAGAACGACAAATCCCATCTATGCTGGATTATAAAGTACATATTAGTAAGAGTAGTATGTTTAATACTCCTCCAGTATTTGCAGTTTATACTTCTATGCTAACATTAAGATGGTTGAAGAAATTAGGTGGAATTGCGGCAATTGAAGAACAAAACGAGAAAAAAGCAAATCTCATCTATTCCGAAATAGAGTTAAACCCTCTTTTTAAAGGATTTGCTGCAAAAGAAGATAGATCTATGATGAATGCTACTTTTTCTTTAGTAGATGAAGATCTTAAGGAAACGTTTGATGCTATGTGGAAAGAAGCAGGTATAAGTGGTGTAAATGGACATAGAAGTGTAGGAGGCTATAGAGCTAGTATGTATAACGCTATGACAATGGAAAGTGTTGCCGCTTTGGTAGATGTAATGAGTGATTTAGAGCGAAAAGCTTAA
- a CDS encoding D-2-hydroxyacid dehydrogenase, which yields MKVLANDGVSQSGIEALEKAGFEVQTTTVAQDQLVNYINENEINVLLVRSATKVRTDIIDNCSSLKIIGRGGVGMDNIDVTYAREKGLHVINTPAASSGSVAELVFAHLYGSVRFLHDANRNMPLEGDSKFKNLKKAYAGGTELRGKTLGVIGIGRIGQATAKIAIGVGMNVVAFDPFIEEVDIPLEFFDGQSLSFKIKTVSKEEVLKQADFFTLHVPAQKDYVIGKAEIEQMKDGAGLINAARGGVIDEVALVEALENGKLSFAGLDVFENEPSPAIKVLMNNKISLTPHIGAATGEAQDRIGQELADQIISILK from the coding sequence ATGAAAGTATTAGCAAACGACGGAGTATCTCAAAGCGGTATTGAGGCTTTGGAAAAAGCTGGATTCGAAGTACAAACTACAACAGTTGCTCAGGATCAGTTAGTAAATTATATTAATGAAAACGAAATCAATGTATTATTAGTTCGTAGTGCTACTAAAGTTAGAACGGATATCATTGACAATTGTAGTTCTTTAAAAATTATAGGACGTGGTGGTGTTGGTATGGATAATATCGATGTGACCTATGCACGTGAAAAAGGATTACATGTTATTAATACTCCTGCTGCATCTTCAGGATCTGTGGCAGAATTAGTTTTTGCTCACTTATATGGAAGTGTTCGTTTCCTTCATGATGCGAACAGAAATATGCCATTAGAAGGTGACAGCAAATTCAAGAACCTTAAAAAAGCATACGCCGGTGGAACTGAATTAAGAGGTAAGACACTAGGTGTAATTGGTATTGGCCGTATTGGTCAAGCGACAGCTAAGATTGCAATTGGAGTTGGTATGAATGTAGTTGCATTTGATCCATTTATTGAAGAAGTGGATATTCCTCTAGAGTTTTTTGATGGACAATCACTAAGTTTTAAAATCAAAACCGTTTCTAAAGAAGAAGTTCTTAAACAGGCGGACTTCTTTACTTTACATGTTCCTGCTCAAAAGGATTATGTTATTGGTAAAGCTGAGATTGAACAAATGAAAGACGGTGCTGGATTAATCAATGCGGCACGTGGTGGAGTTATTGATGAAGTAGCACTAGTAGAAGCTTTAGAAAATGGTAAATTAAGTTTTGCTGGTCTGGATGTTTTCGAAAATGAACCAAGTCCAGCTATTAAAGTATTAATGAATAATAAAATATCATTAACACCACATATTGGTGCTGCCACTGGTGAAGCACAAGATAGAATCGGTCAGGAACTTGCTGATCAGATAATTTCTATTTTGAAGTAG